One window of Deltaproteobacteria bacterium genomic DNA carries:
- a CDS encoding four helix bundle protein, with protein sequence MSEQIKSAKDLRVYKRAYALSMEIFELSRAWPAEEKYSLTDADGENPGEIRYAETSSPG encoded by the coding sequence GTGAGCGAGCAGATAAAATCGGCGAAGGATCTTCGCGTGTATAAGAGAGCCTACGCCTTGTCGATGGAAATATTCGAACTGAGCAGGGCCTGGCCTGCTGAGGAGAAATATTCACTGACGGATGCTGATGGCGAAAACCCCGGTGAAATTCGCTACGCTGAGACTTCGTCCCCCGGTTAA